The genomic interval GCGTTACAACAAGCTACCCAACAGCTTGAACAACAAGCAGTTACCCAGGCGCTGTTGCAGCAACACGCCTCGATTAGCTCTGTTAAGTTAATTCAATAATTCAATTTAATTTATATAAATTCTAATTTTTACTTTTTTAACAGACTAGTAATTGAAGAAAACCAATATTTGTTAAGAAAATCAATAAAATACAATATTAAATAGTTGAAAAAATATTAATAATTTTAGTTAATAAATCCCGATGTCGTTTAATTTATCTTGCTAATAACGTATAATACATCAGCTTTTAACAGTGACTTTGATTAAGTGATAAAATTGGGTGAAATATGCTTGATAATTTAAGAGGCATGGCGGTTTTTGCAAGTGTTGTACGTCATGCTTCATTTAGTGGTGCTGCAAAAGAACTGGGCATAACAACAAGTGCGGTTAGTCAACAAATCCGCTCGTTAGAAAACGATATGGGTGTGGTGTTATTGCATCGCTCGACTCGTAAGTTAAGCTTAACAGAAGCAGGCACTAGTTTTTATGAGAGTGCCAAAGATGTGGTTGCGGCAGCCGAACAAGGTCGTATCCGTGTTAATCAATTACGCGATGAGTTAGCAGGGAACTTGCGCATTGCGACCACGCCAGAATTGGGTGTGAATCATATTTTACCGGCGCTGTCGACTTGGATTTCGGCGCATGATGATTTAACCATCCATTTTGAAGCGGACAATCAGTATGTTGACTTGATTGAAGAGCGTATCGATATCGCCCTTCGGATGTCACCAAACCTTACTGACAGTAGTTTATCGGCGTTTCCTTTGACCGAGATACGTCAATTGCTGGTGGCTTCACCGCATTTTTTACGTCAAAATGAAAAATTGACCGAGCCAAAAGATTTGGCCAAACTCAATATGATTGGTATTAGCCTTATCAAAGATCCCAATCAAGTCGATATGATCAATGTGGAAACAGGTAAAAAATCACGCGTGCGTATGCCAACGCGTATTCAAACCAACAACATTATGCTTGCTACGACCCTTGCCAAAGAAGGGCATGGCGTTGCCCGTATCATGTCACTCGATATCCAAAAAGAATTGGCAAATGGCGATCTAGTAGAGGTATTGCCAGGTTACCAGTTACCAAGTTATATGCTGTATGCGGTAACACCCAGACATGAACAACAACCTGCGAAGGTGACGCGCTGTCTTGAAGTATTGACTAAGTATTTTGCTAAAGTTTAGCGGTTGGACGGTCAGTAGTAGCAATAGACAGTGTAATAAAAAGCGAATAGTGAAGGCTATTCGCTTTTTTATTGAGGCTGAGGCGGTATAGCCACTAAGGCTGTCTGTCAGGCGGCGCTTGGGTGACACCATAGCGAGTAAGTTGTTGATGTAGGATGCGACGTAACTCCAAAATCGCCTGCGGGCTGGTATGGACATTGTGACGACCGGTAAGCACTTTTTCAGATTCCACGCCTTCTAAATGCGAGCTGTTGTACGGCACAATACCATCGGAGACACGGTCGGTTGCCCCATATTTCACCGATTCTAAGCGTTGCTTTTTCTCATCCAGACTTTGTTTGGCTTGCGCCAGACTCGTGGTGTTATACAGATTGGTCTCTGTGGCGGGTTTCACGGT from Moraxella osloensis carries:
- a CDS encoding LysR family transcriptional regulator codes for the protein MLDNLRGMAVFASVVRHASFSGAAKELGITTSAVSQQIRSLENDMGVVLLHRSTRKLSLTEAGTSFYESAKDVVAAAEQGRIRVNQLRDELAGNLRIATTPELGVNHILPALSTWISAHDDLTIHFEADNQYVDLIEERIDIALRMSPNLTDSSLSAFPLTEIRQLLVASPHFLRQNEKLTEPKDLAKLNMIGISLIKDPNQVDMINVETGKKSRVRMPTRIQTNNIMLATTLAKEGHGVARIMSLDIQKELANGDLVEVLPGYQLPSYMLYAVTPRHEQQPAKVTRCLEVLTKYFAKV